Proteins encoded together in one Nostoc sp. PCC 7524 window:
- a CDS encoding ABC transporter ATP-binding/substrate-binding protein (This model describes the ATP binding subunits of ATP-binding cassette (ABC) transporters for nitrate transport, or for bicarbonate transport, in bacteria and archaea.), with translation MAVFVAVDQIDKVFNLTGGGQYIALKGIDLQIKKGEFVSLIGHSGCGKSTLLNMIAGLDLPSEGVVTLEGQKITKPGPDRMVVFQNYSLLPWRTVRENIALAVDSVMRGMSATERKAIVDKHIDMVGLRPHADKPPGMLSGGQKQRVAIARALAIRPKLLLLDEPFGALDALTRGNLQEQLMQICEENQVTAVMVTHDVDEAVLLSDRIVMLTNGPESKIGDILEVDIPRPRKRMEVVEHPSYYSLRSEMIYFLNQQKRVKKIRARKTAAVARHGLEKVNLDIGFLPLTACAPLAVAKEKGFFTKHGLDEVNLVRETSWRGIVDGMVGSYIDAAQMPSGMPMWLTLGGHNNQPLPVVTSLTMTRNGNAITLAKRFYDQGVRTLSDFKNYLLRTREQRHIMGVVHPASMHNLLLRYWLAAGGIDPDLDVDMKTIPPAQMVADLQAATIDGFCVGEPWNYRAAEEGIGFTIATDLEVWLGHPGKVLGVREDWAEKYPNTYIALTKALLEACQYCAKPENAEEIRLILAGRDYVSTDVEYIQLEDPNSEACSLDHPLRQYAHHQFYSESAINRPSRTEQMWIMTQLARWGDTPFPRNWVEIVERVCSVRIFSTAARELGLDVSYTRQPIQLFDGTPFNADDPIAYLNNLDIKRDFSVAEVILDSPTRRVA, from the coding sequence ATGGCTGTATTTGTTGCTGTTGACCAAATTGACAAAGTATTTAATCTCACTGGCGGTGGCCAATATATTGCCCTCAAAGGAATTGACCTGCAAATTAAAAAAGGTGAATTTGTTTCTTTGATTGGTCACTCTGGTTGCGGTAAATCCACTCTCTTAAATATGATTGCTGGTTTGGATTTACCCAGTGAAGGTGTTGTGACTCTGGAAGGACAAAAAATTACCAAGCCAGGGCCAGACCGGATGGTGGTATTCCAAAATTATTCCTTATTGCCTTGGCGGACAGTGAGAGAAAATATTGCCCTGGCTGTTGATTCAGTCATGCGGGGGATGTCTGCCACAGAACGTAAGGCAATCGTTGACAAACATATTGATATGGTGGGGTTGCGTCCCCATGCAGATAAACCACCAGGGATGTTATCTGGTGGACAAAAACAACGGGTAGCGATCGCTCGCGCCTTAGCAATTCGTCCTAAACTATTACTATTAGATGAACCCTTCGGCGCACTAGATGCCCTCACACGGGGTAACTTACAAGAACAGTTAATGCAAATCTGCGAAGAAAATCAAGTTACCGCCGTCATGGTAACTCACGACGTAGACGAAGCAGTGCTGTTATCTGACAGAATTGTCATGCTCACCAATGGGCCAGAATCGAAAATTGGTGACATCCTCGAAGTCGATATCCCCCGCCCCCGCAAACGCATGGAAGTAGTAGAACATCCCAGCTACTACAGCTTGCGGAGTGAGATGATTTACTTCCTCAACCAACAAAAACGAGTCAAGAAAATCCGCGCCAGAAAAACTGCGGCTGTGGCTCGTCATGGGTTAGAAAAAGTTAACCTAGATATTGGCTTCTTACCCCTCACCGCCTGCGCCCCTCTCGCCGTGGCTAAAGAAAAAGGTTTCTTCACTAAACACGGTTTAGATGAAGTTAACCTAGTGCGGGAAACTAGCTGGCGCGGTATCGTGGATGGCATGGTTGGCAGTTATATCGATGCGGCACAAATGCCTTCCGGGATGCCCATGTGGTTAACATTGGGAGGACACAACAATCAACCCCTCCCCGTTGTCACCTCCCTCACCATGACTCGCAACGGTAACGCCATCACCTTAGCGAAACGCTTCTATGACCAAGGTGTGCGTACCTTATCAGACTTCAAAAATTACCTGTTGCGTACCCGTGAACAGCGCCACATAATGGGCGTAGTGCATCCCGCATCCATGCACAACTTATTGCTGCGTTACTGGCTAGCAGCTGGGGGAATTGACCCCGACTTAGATGTAGATATGAAAACTATCCCTCCCGCCCAGATGGTTGCTGACTTACAAGCCGCCACCATTGACGGTTTCTGTGTCGGTGAACCTTGGAACTACCGCGCGGCTGAGGAAGGTATAGGCTTTACCATCGCCACAGACTTAGAAGTGTGGTTAGGACACCCCGGTAAAGTGCTGGGTGTGCGGGAAGATTGGGCAGAGAAATATCCTAATACCTATATTGCCCTCACCAAAGCCTTACTAGAAGCTTGTCAGTATTGCGCTAAACCCGAAAATGCTGAAGAAATCAGGCTAATTTTAGCGGGTAGAGATTACGTCAGCACTGACGTTGAGTATATCCAATTGGAAGACCCCAACTCTGAGGCTTGTAGCTTAGACCATCCCCTGCGCCAGTATGCCCACCATCAGTTTTACTCTGAGTCAGCAATTAATCGCCCCAGCCGCACCGAACAAATGTGGATTATGACTCAATTAGCCCGTTGGGGTGACACTCCCTTCCCTAGAAACTGGGTAGAAATTGTCGAAAGGGTGTGCAGCGTCAGGATATTCAGCACCGCCGCCAGAGAATTAGGTTTAGATGTCAGCTATACCCGCCAACCCATTCAATTATTTGATGGTACTCCCTTTAATGCTGATGATCCCATTGCCTATCTCAACAACTTAGACATTAAACGTGATTTTTCAGTTGCCGAAGTCATTCTTGACTCCCCAACTAGAAGAGTAGCCTAA
- a CDS encoding tetratricopeptide repeat protein: MKFVGRDEELQELHKLLQENNQVAIAAILGMGGLGKTELALQYAMTQHENYKGGLCWLQAKVEDFGVQVVRFARTQLDLNPPEDFDLPAQVQYCWRYWREGNVLLVVDDVTDYQQIKPYLQGASSRFKVLMTTRKKLGAAIKQLPLDVLQPDAALELLRSLLAETPGRIERELDVAKQLCEWLGYLPLGLELVGRYLARKPDLSLSAMMQRLEKKRLEQPALVKPEADMTAQRGVQAAFELSWQELAEDDQLLGCVLSLFATTPIPWKLVEQCLTEKDEDELEEIRDDKLLNLHLLQRKGEGIYQLHPLLREFFQSKFTGLEQAEEFKRSFCQVMVAIAKEISETPTLEEINAVFLAIPHIAEVANNLIQHLSDKDLISPFFGLGYFYEGQGLYTQAEPWNQQCLSTVQNRLGDNHPHVATSLNNLALLYESQGKYDQAEPLLLQSLELRQRLLGDNHPDVATSLNNLAGLYESQGKYDQAEPLYLQALELCQRLLGDNHPHVAASLNNLAVLYESQGKYDQAEPLYLQALELSKRLLGDNHPDIASSLNNFALLYKSQGKYDQAEPLYLQALKLRQRLLGDNHPHVATSLNNLAVLYESQGKYNQAEPLYLQALKLRQRLLGDNHPSVATSLHNLAGLYESQGKYNQAEPLYLQALKLRQRLLGDNHPDVAASLNNLAGLYESQGKYDQAEFLYLQALELCQCLLGDNHPHVATSLNNLAKLYYSQGKYDQAEPLYLQALELRQRLLGDNHPDIATSLNNLAKLYYSQGKYDQAEPLYSQALNIFEQSLGGNHPHTVRVRENLANLRDSL, from the coding sequence GTGAAATTTGTCGGACGTGATGAAGAACTGCAAGAACTCCATAAACTTTTGCAGGAAAATAACCAAGTAGCCATTGCAGCTATTTTGGGAATGGGTGGACTGGGTAAAACAGAACTCGCCTTGCAATATGCCATGACTCAGCACGAAAACTACAAAGGTGGACTGTGCTGGTTACAGGCGAAAGTTGAGGATTTTGGCGTTCAAGTGGTGCGGTTTGCCAGAACTCAGCTTGATTTAAACCCACCAGAAGATTTTGATTTACCTGCACAAGTACAATACTGCTGGCGGTATTGGCGTGAGGGTAATGTGCTGCTGGTGGTGGATGATGTTACAGATTACCAGCAAATCAAACCTTACCTACAGGGCGCATCTTCCAGATTTAAAGTGTTGATGACTACGCGCAAAAAGTTGGGTGCAGCCATCAAGCAATTACCTTTAGATGTATTACAACCAGATGCAGCGTTGGAGTTGTTACGGTCTTTGCTAGCAGAAACACCAGGGCGAATTGAGAGAGAATTAGATGTAGCAAAACAGTTATGTGAATGGCTGGGGTATTTGCCTTTGGGTTTAGAGTTGGTGGGGCGATATCTGGCGCGAAAACCGGATTTATCCTTATCAGCAATGATGCAGCGTTTAGAGAAAAAGCGATTAGAACAACCTGCACTTGTAAAACCAGAAGCTGATATGACAGCACAAAGGGGAGTGCAAGCCGCCTTTGAGTTGAGTTGGCAGGAATTAGCAGAGGATGATCAGTTATTAGGCTGTGTACTCAGTTTATTTGCAACCACACCCATACCCTGGAAATTAGTAGAACAGTGCTTAACAGAGAAAGATGAAGATGAGTTAGAAGAAATTCGGGATGATAAATTATTGAATCTGCATCTACTCCAGCGCAAAGGTGAAGGAATCTATCAACTACATCCCCTACTGCGGGAATTTTTCCAATCTAAGTTTACAGGTTTAGAGCAAGCAGAGGAATTTAAGCGATCGTTTTGTCAGGTAATGGTAGCAATTGCTAAAGAAATTTCTGAGACTCCTACCCTTGAAGAAATTAACGCTGTTTTCCTTGCCATACCACACATAGCTGAAGTAGCAAACAATCTCATTCAACACCTCAGTGATAAAGATTTAATTTCGCCTTTCTTCGGCTTGGGTTACTTCTATGAAGGACAAGGGTTATATACCCAAGCCGAACCTTGGAATCAACAGTGTTTATCAACAGTACAAAACCGCTTGGGAGACAATCATCCTCATGTCGCCACCAGCCTCAACAACTTGGCATTACTCTACGAATCCCAAGGCAAGTACGACCAAGCCGAACCCCTGTTACTCCAATCTTTAGAACTCAGACAACGCCTGCTGGGAGACAATCATCCCGATGTCGCCACCAGCCTCAACAACTTGGCTGGACTCTACGAATCCCAAGGCAAGTACGACCAAGCCGAACCCCTGTATCTTCAAGCTTTAGAACTCTGTCAACGTCTGCTAGGAGATAATCATCCTCATGTCGCCGCCAGCCTCAACAACTTGGCCGTACTCTACGAATCCCAAGGAAAGTATGACCAAGCCGAACCCCTGTATCTTCAAGCTTTAGAACTCTCTAAACGCCTGCTGGGAGACAATCATCCGGATATCGCCTCTAGCCTCAACAACTTCGCATTACTCTACAAATCCCAAGGAAAGTACGACCAAGCCGAACCCCTGTATCTCCAGGCTTTAAAACTCAGACAACGCCTGCTGGGAGACAATCATCCCCATGTCGCCACCAGCCTCAACAACTTGGCCGTACTCTACGAATCCCAAGGCAAGTACAACCAAGCCGAACCCCTGTATCTCCAGGCTTTAAAACTCAGACAACGCCTGCTGGGAGACAATCATCCCTCTGTCGCCACCAGCTTGCACAACTTGGCTGGACTCTACGAATCCCAAGGCAAGTACAACCAAGCCGAACCCCTATATCTCCAAGCTTTAAAACTCAGACAACGCCTGCTGGGAGACAATCATCCCGATGTCGCCGCCAGCCTCAACAACTTGGCTGGACTCTACGAATCCCAAGGCAAGTACGACCAAGCCGAATTCCTGTATCTCCAAGCTTTAGAACTGTGTCAATGCCTGCTGGGAGATAATCATCCCCATGTCGCCACTAGTCTCAACAACTTGGCTAAACTCTACTATTCCCAAGGAAAGTACGACCAAGCCGAACCCTTGTATCTCCAAGCTTTAGAACTTAGACAACGCCTGCTGGGAGATAATCATCCCGATATCGCCACTAGCCTCAACAACTTGGCTAAACTCTACTATTCCCAAGGAAAGTACGACCAAGCCGAACCCCTGTATTCCCAAGCTTTGAATATTTTCGAGCAAAGTTTAGGAGGGAATCATCCTCATACTGTGAGAGTGCGTGAGAATTTAGCAAATTTACGCGATTCTCTCTAA
- a CDS encoding nitrate ABC transporter ATP-binding protein (This model describes the ATP binding subunits of ATP-binding cassette (ABC) transporters for nitrate transport, or for bicarbonate transport, in bacteria and archaea.) → MQNRSTTLRDRQPTSTFANSRPFLEIKDVTKVYPTKKGPFTVLDGVNLNVEQGEFICVIGHSGCGKSTLLNMVSGFNTPTTGQVLLEGQPITKPGPDRMVVFQNYALLPWRTAFENIYLAVNAVYPNKIEAEKRAIVREHLAMVGLADAMDKKPTQMSGGMRQRVSIARALAIRPKVLILDEPFGALDAITKEELQEELLKIWNENRCTVLMITHDIDEALFLADKLVMMTNGPHAKIGEVMEIPFSRPRDRARIMEDPQYYQLRNYALDFLFNRFAHDDVG, encoded by the coding sequence ATGCAAAACCGCAGCACAACCCTCAGAGACAGACAACCAACATCCACCTTCGCCAACTCCAGACCATTCTTAGAAATCAAAGACGTTACCAAAGTCTATCCCACCAAGAAAGGCCCATTCACAGTCCTTGATGGCGTAAACCTCAACGTAGAACAGGGTGAATTCATTTGTGTCATTGGTCACTCTGGCTGTGGTAAATCCACACTGTTAAACATGGTGTCTGGTTTTAACACTCCTACCACGGGTCAAGTTTTATTAGAAGGTCAACCCATCACCAAACCAGGCCCCGATAGAATGGTAGTCTTTCAAAACTATGCTTTGCTACCTTGGCGGACAGCTTTTGAAAACATCTACTTAGCAGTTAACGCTGTTTACCCCAACAAAATCGAAGCCGAAAAACGGGCGATTGTCCGGGAACACCTAGCAATGGTAGGATTAGCCGATGCGATGGACAAGAAACCCACCCAAATGTCCGGCGGTATGAGACAACGGGTTTCTATTGCTCGTGCTTTGGCAATTCGTCCCAAGGTACTAATTTTAGACGAACCCTTTGGTGCATTAGACGCAATTACCAAAGAGGAATTACAGGAAGAACTGCTGAAGATTTGGAACGAAAATCGCTGTACTGTGTTGATGATTACCCACGACATCGATGAGGCGTTGTTTTTAGCAGATAAATTAGTGATGATGACCAATGGCCCACACGCCAAGATTGGGGAAGTGATGGAAATTCCTTTTTCTCGTCCTCGCGATCGCGCCCGCATCATGGAAGATCCACAATATTATCAGCTGCGGAACTATGCTTTAGATTTCCTCTTTAACCGGTTCGCCCATGATGATGTCGGTTAG
- the trxB gene encoding thioredoxin-disulfide reductase → MTNPTVENLVIIGSGPAGYTAAIYAGRANLKPVVFEGFQAGGLPGGQLMTTTEVENFPGFPQGITGPELMDRMKAQAERWGAELYTEDVVSVDLSQRPFTIRSEEREVKAHTIIIATGATAKRLGLPSEHQFWSRGISACAICDGATPIFHGADLAVVGAGDSAAEESIYLTKYGSKVNLLVRSDKMRASKAMQDRVLSNPKIQVHWNTEAIDIFGNSFMEGIVVRNNKTGEESKLTAKGLFYAIGHTPNTSLFKGQIELDEVGYIVTKHGSPETSVEGVFAAGDVQDHEYRQAITAAGSGCAAALLAERWLSSNGLIHEFHHEPTINNELEPQPAAQKTEAEQAAEFDLAATRHEGSYALRKLFHESDRLLVVKYVAPGCGPCHTLKPILNKVVDEFDGKIHFVEIDIDKDREIAENAGVTGTPTIQFFKNKELLKELKGVKQKSEYRQLIESNL, encoded by the coding sequence ATGACTAACCCGACTGTAGAAAACTTAGTAATTATCGGTTCTGGGCCAGCAGGTTACACAGCTGCTATTTATGCTGGACGAGCTAACCTAAAACCTGTGGTATTTGAAGGTTTTCAAGCTGGGGGTTTGCCTGGTGGGCAACTAATGACGACGACAGAAGTAGAAAACTTTCCTGGTTTCCCACAAGGAATTACTGGGCCGGAATTAATGGATAGAATGAAGGCGCAGGCGGAACGTTGGGGGGCTGAATTATATACTGAAGATGTGGTATCAGTTGATTTGAGTCAGCGTCCTTTTACTATCCGTTCGGAAGAAAGGGAAGTTAAGGCACATACTATAATTATTGCCACTGGTGCGACAGCCAAGCGTTTAGGTTTACCTAGTGAACATCAATTCTGGAGTCGGGGAATTTCTGCTTGTGCGATTTGTGATGGCGCAACTCCGATTTTTCACGGTGCAGACTTAGCGGTGGTTGGGGCTGGCGACTCGGCGGCGGAAGAATCTATTTATTTAACTAAGTATGGCTCGAAAGTTAACTTGTTAGTCCGTTCTGATAAGATGCGGGCATCTAAAGCCATGCAAGACCGGGTATTGAGCAATCCCAAAATCCAAGTACATTGGAACACCGAAGCCATAGATATATTTGGTAACAGCTTCATGGAAGGGATAGTAGTTCGTAATAACAAAACTGGAGAAGAAAGTAAGCTGACAGCTAAGGGCTTATTCTATGCCATTGGTCACACGCCTAATACTTCTTTGTTTAAGGGACAAATCGAACTGGATGAGGTGGGTTACATCGTCACTAAACATGGTTCACCAGAAACCAGTGTAGAGGGTGTCTTTGCGGCGGGTGACGTACAAGACCATGAATATCGCCAAGCGATTACGGCGGCTGGTAGTGGCTGTGCGGCGGCGTTGTTGGCGGAACGTTGGCTGTCTAGTAATGGGTTGATTCATGAATTTCACCATGAACCAACAATTAATAATGAGTTAGAACCCCAGCCAGCTGCTCAGAAAACAGAAGCAGAACAAGCGGCGGAATTTGATTTAGCTGCAACCCGTCATGAGGGTAGTTACGCTTTAAGAAAATTATTCCATGAAAGCGATCGCCTGCTAGTAGTCAAGTACGTCGCCCCTGGTTGCGGCCCTTGTCATACCCTCAAGCCGATATTAAATAAAGTCGTGGATGAATTTGACGGTAAAATCCACTTTGTCGAAATTGACATCGACAAAGACCGCGAGATTGCTGAAAATGCTGGCGTGACAGGAACACCGACCATTCAATTTTTCAAGAATAAAGAACTATTGAAGGAACTCAAAGGTGTTAAACAAAAGAGTGAGTATCGCCAGTTAATTGAAAGTAATCTGTAG
- a CDS encoding exopolysaccharide biosynthesis protein, with translation MKTHINSRQIHLRFSQDIKLLLQRLAEQHLSLGEILAQTSERGFSLVITLLVLPFLFPMPPGLTGPFGAACLLLSVQMILGRRSPWLPKSIARYQFPRPFAQFLLQNLRRVTKVLESITRPRLTKIAENPLTWRINGLCISWLTLLLISPIPFTNPIPTVGILLLAVATIESDGLLICISYGITVVITMLFAFIGYALWVAPSLLPSILR, from the coding sequence GTGAAAACTCACATCAACTCACGCCAAATACACCTGAGATTTTCTCAAGATATTAAGTTACTGCTGCAACGCCTAGCAGAACAACATCTGTCTCTCGGTGAAATTCTGGCACAGACATCTGAACGCGGTTTTAGCTTAGTCATTACATTATTAGTTTTGCCCTTTTTGTTCCCTATGCCACCGGGATTAACAGGGCCTTTTGGAGCTGCGTGTTTACTATTATCTGTACAGATGATACTTGGTAGGCGATCGCCTTGGCTACCGAAAAGCATCGCCCGCTATCAATTTCCTCGTCCCTTTGCTCAGTTCCTGTTACAAAACCTGCGCCGTGTTACCAAAGTATTAGAATCCATCACCCGTCCCCGCTTGACTAAAATCGCCGAAAATCCTTTAACTTGGCGCATCAATGGGTTGTGTATCTCTTGGTTAACACTGTTACTTATCTCACCCATTCCCTTTACTAATCCCATTCCCACAGTAGGGATTTTACTTTTGGCAGTCGCTACCATTGAATCCGATGGCTTATTAATTTGCATCAGCTATGGCATTACTGTTGTAATTACCATGCTATTTGCATTTATTGGTTATGCCTTATGGGTAGCTCCTAGCTTATTGCCATCTATTTTGAGATAA
- a CDS encoding ROK family protein gives MGNSQVIGIDVGGTAIKLGRFSQDGTCLQSLTVATPQPQTPEAVLAVMVDAIAQIDVDNQTIAIGVGTPGPADATGRIAQIAINLPGWQNVPLADWLEAKTGKPTVIDNDANCAGVGEAWLGAGRQFQNFMLLTLGTGVGGAIILDGKLFVGQRGAAGELGLITLQPDGPMCKSGNQGSLEQYTSIQAIRRRTGKEPAELGMLAQAGDVNALAFWQEYGRDLGIGLASLIYVLTPQAIVIGGGVSASFEFFFPAVQAEIDKRVMPTSRMGLQIIPAQLGNSAGMVGAAKLAWQKFRI, from the coding sequence GTGGGGAATTCTCAAGTAATTGGGATTGACGTAGGGGGAACGGCAATTAAATTGGGGCGATTCAGTCAAGATGGTACGTGTCTGCAATCTTTGACTGTCGCAACTCCGCAACCGCAGACACCAGAGGCGGTTTTAGCTGTGATGGTGGATGCGATCGCGCAAATTGATGTAGATAATCAAACTATAGCTATTGGTGTGGGTACTCCCGGCCCGGCTGATGCCACAGGACGCATTGCCCAAATTGCGATTAATTTACCGGGATGGCAGAATGTCCCTCTGGCTGATTGGTTGGAAGCTAAAACTGGCAAACCAACCGTTATTGATAATGATGCCAATTGTGCAGGTGTAGGAGAGGCTTGGTTGGGAGCCGGTCGGCAATTTCAGAATTTTATGCTGTTAACCTTGGGAACTGGGGTTGGTGGTGCAATTATTCTCGATGGCAAATTGTTTGTGGGACAACGAGGCGCAGCCGGAGAACTGGGATTAATTACCCTGCAACCGGATGGCCCTATGTGTAAGAGTGGTAATCAAGGTTCTCTGGAACAATACACATCAATTCAAGCCATTCGTCGCCGGACTGGGAAAGAACCTGCGGAATTAGGAATGCTAGCACAAGCTGGAGATGTTAATGCTTTAGCATTTTGGCAAGAATACGGTAGAGATTTAGGTATAGGTTTAGCTAGTTTAATTTATGTTTTAACACCGCAAGCGATCGTCATTGGTGGTGGTGTGAGTGCTAGTTTTGAATTTTTCTTTCCAGCAGTTCAGGCAGAAATTGACAAGCGGGTGATGCCAACCTCGCGGATGGGTTTACAGATTATCCCTGCACAATTGGGTAACTCTGCTGGGATGGTAGGCGCGGCTAAATTAGCGTGGCAAAAGTTTCGTATTTAA
- a CDS encoding ABC transporter permease yields MTITKRQLPLFLRFAKNPSLSQKLMLVGLAITLFFIFLAFFAPAFQAWGWLQNPKEFLSNPIQEAPSAKHWFGTSRLGHDVFSRTIFGAQAALQVVVLATALSMIVGVPLGMVSGYLGGRLDKVLLFLMDSIYTLPGLLLSVTLAFVVGRGILNAAIAISIAYIPQYYRVVRNHTVSVKTEVFIEAAQAMGASTWIVLSRYLFFNVIQSVPVLFTLNAADAILVLGGLGFLGLGLPEEIPEWGYDLKQALEALPTGVWWTTLFPGLAMTFMVVGLSLLGEGLNEFVNPRLRGENGNRK; encoded by the coding sequence ATGACCATCACTAAACGTCAACTACCGTTATTTTTACGTTTTGCTAAAAATCCCAGCCTTTCCCAAAAATTAATGCTAGTTGGATTGGCGATTACTCTGTTCTTCATTTTCCTGGCTTTCTTTGCTCCTGCTTTCCAGGCTTGGGGATGGCTACAAAACCCGAAAGAATTTCTCTCAAACCCGATTCAGGAAGCACCATCTGCTAAACATTGGTTTGGCACCAGTCGCTTAGGACATGATGTGTTTTCCCGCACGATATTTGGCGCTCAAGCAGCGTTGCAAGTAGTGGTTTTAGCCACGGCGCTGAGTATGATTGTTGGCGTACCCTTGGGGATGGTTAGTGGCTACCTCGGCGGTAGGTTAGATAAAGTGTTGCTGTTTCTGATGGATAGTATCTACACTTTACCGGGGTTACTGTTGTCGGTGACACTGGCTTTTGTAGTAGGGCGAGGGATATTAAACGCTGCGATCGCTATTAGTATTGCATACATCCCGCAATATTATCGAGTGGTTCGTAATCATACCGTCAGTGTCAAAACAGAAGTATTTATCGAGGCGGCTCAAGCAATGGGCGCTTCTACTTGGATTGTGCTATCTCGATATTTATTTTTCAACGTTATTCAAAGCGTACCCGTACTTTTTACCCTCAACGCTGCCGATGCAATTCTAGTATTAGGTGGTTTGGGCTTTTTAGGGCTAGGCTTACCGGAAGAAATACCAGAGTGGGGGTACGATTTGAAACAAGCTCTAGAAGCTTTACCTACTGGTGTTTGGTGGACTACCCTTTTCCCTGGTTTAGCAATGACTTTTATGGTGGTAGGGTTATCACTACTTGGTGAAGGGTTAAATGAATTTGTCAATCCCCGATTGCGGGGAGAAAATGGAAACCGGAAATAG
- a CDS encoding FGGY family carbohydrate kinase, whose product MAKVSYLTGGTEGGLHITYVTNASRTLLMNWNTLDWEGEILEIMGIPRQMLPEIHPSSAIYGKATGSLAGVVHKFTLFINLHTA is encoded by the coding sequence GTGGCAAAAGTTTCGTATTTAACAGGTGGTACAGAAGGCGGTTTGCATATTACTTATGTTACCAATGCCAGTCGTACTTTGCTGATGAACTGGAACACTTTGGACTGGGAAGGGGAAATCTTGGAAATTATGGGTATTCCTCGGCAAATGCTGCCAGAAATTCACCCTTCATCAGCCATCTATGGCAAAGCTACAGGTAGCTTGGCAGGAGTTGTACATAAATTTACACTTTTTATCAACTTACACACAGCTTGA
- a CDS encoding lipid kinase, producing the protein MSPHALLLVNRHARQGQNRLLEAINCLQKLGFQLTEESTEHPSHLAEIIHKYKNHVDLVIVGGGDGTLNAVVDALVETQLPLGVLPLGTANDLARTLGISNSLPEACEIIAHGELRRIDLGWVNGKHFFNVASLGLSVKITQKLTKEVKKRWGVLAYAATALQVIWESRPFSAEIRMNGKSYRVKTVQIAVGNGRYYGGGMAIVHDAKIDDQRLDLYSLEIKHWWQIIPLLPAIRKGRHIHRQNVRSLHGQEIEIYTRKTRPINTDGEITTYTPAHFRVIPKAVAVFVPPV; encoded by the coding sequence ATGAGTCCCCACGCACTACTGTTAGTAAATCGTCATGCTCGTCAAGGGCAAAATCGACTCTTAGAGGCGATTAATTGCTTACAAAAACTTGGCTTTCAATTAACTGAAGAATCAACAGAACATCCCTCACATCTAGCAGAAATTATACATAAATATAAAAATCATGTTGACTTAGTTATAGTTGGTGGTGGTGATGGTACTCTCAATGCCGTAGTAGATGCTTTAGTAGAAACTCAATTACCTTTGGGAGTTCTACCTTTAGGAACTGCCAATGATTTAGCTAGAACTTTAGGAATTTCTAACTCTCTACCCGAAGCGTGTGAAATCATTGCTCATGGAGAATTGCGACGCATTGATTTAGGTTGGGTAAACGGTAAACATTTTTTCAACGTGGCTAGTTTAGGATTGAGTGTAAAAATTACCCAAAAACTGACCAAAGAAGTCAAAAAACGCTGGGGAGTTCTTGCTTATGCTGCTACAGCATTGCAAGTAATTTGGGAATCTCGACCATTTAGCGCGGAAATTCGGATGAATGGTAAATCCTATCGAGTCAAGACAGTCCAAATTGCTGTGGGTAATGGCCGCTACTATGGGGGTGGTATGGCTATAGTGCATGATGCCAAAATTGATGACCAAAGACTAGACCTTTATAGTTTAGAGATTAAACACTGGTGGCAAATAATTCCCTTACTACCTGCTATACGCAAAGGGAGACATATTCATCGGCAAAATGTCCGCTCCTTGCATGGACAAGAAATAGAAATTTACACCCGTAAAACCCGCCCCATCAACACCGATGGCGAAATTACCACCTACACTCCGGCTCATTTCCGCGTCATCCCTAAAGCTGTTGCTGTTTTTGTGCCACCTGTTTGA